The following proteins are encoded in a genomic region of Methylobacterium tardum:
- a CDS encoding HesB/IscA family protein — translation MADITLTARAAKRINEIMGSEPSGSSLRISVNGGGCSGFSYAFDIARNREAQDIAIERDGATVIVDPVSLEYMSGSTIDFVNDLIGQSFKIENPLATASCGCGTSFSL, via the coding sequence ATGGCTGATATCACCCTGACCGCCCGCGCGGCCAAGCGCATCAACGAGATCATGGGCTCCGAGCCATCCGGCTCGTCGTTGCGGATCAGCGTTAACGGCGGCGGTTGCTCGGGCTTCTCCTACGCCTTCGATATCGCCCGGAATCGCGAGGCTCAGGACATCGCGATCGAGCGCGACGGCGCCACAGTGATCGTCGATCCGGTCTCGCTGGAATACATGAGCGGCTCGACCATCGATTTCGTGAACGATCTGATCGGCCAGTCCTTCAAGATCGAAAACCCGCTGGCGACCGCCTCCTGCGGCTGCGGCACGTCCTTCTCGCTCTAG
- a CDS encoding efflux RND transporter periplasmic adaptor subunit, with the protein MRPHALLTVTLLSAVLGGCNGHEDKTRDSAAEAAPVRPVLTQVAEPSDTITFGPFAGTIEPRYQAQLGFQIPGRMVARDVTVGDIVKKGQRLAALDIIVSRFDLTRAEADLADARAQAENADAAEARTRRLMTGNSVAQATLDQAVAKRETARARVEQAQASLQKARDQMGYTELKAEFDGVVTQRLAEVGQVLSAGQGVVTVARPDVREAVVDIPEAYVGALPADCIFTVALQSAPDLTARGRVREIAPLAEAGTRSRRIRISLEKPNPAFRLGATINVALTSKVERRFLLPASALLDQDGRRSVWVVSADAKSVARRDVTVAPQPGRGETGRIAITAGLQPGDRVVVAGVHALKEGQAVRLTDGAV; encoded by the coding sequence ATGAGGCCGCATGCGCTCCTCACCGTCACGCTCCTGTCCGCGGTGCTCGGCGGGTGCAACGGTCACGAGGACAAGACGCGGGATTCCGCCGCCGAGGCGGCGCCCGTACGCCCCGTGCTGACGCAGGTCGCCGAACCGAGCGATACCATCACCTTCGGCCCCTTCGCGGGAACGATCGAACCCCGTTACCAGGCGCAGCTCGGCTTCCAGATTCCCGGCCGGATGGTGGCGCGCGACGTGACAGTCGGCGACATCGTCAAGAAAGGGCAGCGGCTGGCCGCCCTCGACATCATCGTCTCACGCTTCGACCTGACGCGCGCCGAGGCCGATCTCGCCGACGCGCGGGCGCAGGCCGAGAACGCCGATGCCGCCGAGGCGCGGACGCGCCGCCTGATGACCGGCAACAGCGTCGCGCAGGCCACCCTCGACCAGGCTGTGGCAAAACGCGAGACCGCCCGGGCGCGCGTCGAGCAGGCGCAGGCAAGCCTTCAGAAGGCCCGCGATCAGATGGGCTACACCGAGCTGAAGGCTGAATTCGACGGCGTGGTCACGCAGCGCCTGGCCGAAGTCGGTCAGGTTCTGAGCGCCGGACAGGGCGTCGTGACGGTGGCTCGGCCCGACGTTCGCGAGGCGGTGGTCGACATTCCGGAAGCCTATGTCGGCGCGTTGCCGGCGGACTGCATCTTCACGGTGGCGCTCCAGAGCGCGCCAGACCTGACCGCCCGCGGTCGGGTACGCGAGATCGCACCGCTCGCGGAGGCCGGGACGCGCTCGCGCCGCATCCGCATCTCGCTCGAGAAACCGAACCCCGCGTTCCGGCTCGGTGCGACCATCAACGTGGCGCTCACCAGCAAGGTCGAGCGACGCTTCCTGCTGCCCGCATCGGCCCTGCTCGATCAGGATGGACGCCGCTCCGTCTGGGTGGTGTCCGCCGACGCCAAGTCGGTGGCACGCCGAGACGTGACGGTGGCGCCGCAGCCCGGCCGGGGGGAGACGGGCCGAATCGCCATCACCGCCGGGTTGCAGCCCGGCGACCGGGTCGTCGTCGCCGGCGTCCACGCGCTGAAGGAAGGCCAGGCCGTGCGCCTGACCGACGGCGCCGTTTGA
- a CDS encoding 4a-hydroxytetrahydrobiopterin dehydratase, with translation MTERREGALDEATVEARLKAELPAWRLEDGWIRRTYKTAGWKSTLMVINTVGHLAEAAWHHPDITASYAWVEVRLMNHAAKGITDKDFALARKIEEVVAWQPGQEGQGLEGTPTDARFAYIKYDK, from the coding sequence ATGACCGAGCGACGCGAAGGCGCTCTCGACGAGGCGACCGTGGAGGCGCGGCTGAAAGCCGAGTTGCCGGCGTGGCGGCTGGAGGATGGGTGGATCCGCCGCACCTACAAGACGGCGGGCTGGAAGAGCACGCTGATGGTCATCAACACGGTGGGCCATCTCGCCGAGGCCGCGTGGCACCATCCCGACATCACGGCCTCCTACGCCTGGGTCGAGGTTCGGCTCATGAACCACGCCGCGAAGGGCATCACCGACAAGGATTTCGCCCTCGCGCGGAAGATCGAGGAGGTGGTCGCGTGGCAGCCGGGCCAGGAAGGCCAGGGCCTCGAAGGCACGCCGACCGATGCCCGCTTCGCCTACATCAAGTACGACAAGTAG
- a CDS encoding ATP-binding cassette domain-containing protein, whose translation MSAAGAEPVLQVAIDSKWYRPPRAEPVEAVRGLAFGVGAGEIVCLIGPSGAGKTTTLRILLGLDSDFEGRVSGADKAGIVFQEPRLLPWRSIEHNVRLGLPRARRDQNLDGLFAQLGLTAWRGSYPKALSLGMQRRVALARALAAGPRILVLDEPFVSLDDAAAAELRGLVVDTVDKAGMSVLMVTHNVAEAIGIADRLLLVSRRPASLIGDVPLDRPRRARDRAWAEATRATLAARHPDIIAV comes from the coding sequence ATGTCCGCCGCTGGCGCTGAGCCCGTCCTCCAGGTCGCGATCGACTCGAAATGGTACCGGCCCCCTCGCGCCGAGCCGGTCGAGGCCGTCCGCGGCCTCGCGTTCGGCGTCGGCGCCGGCGAGATCGTCTGCCTGATCGGTCCCTCGGGCGCGGGAAAGACCACGACCCTGCGGATCCTGCTTGGCCTCGACTCGGATTTCGAGGGGCGCGTCTCAGGGGCGGACAAGGCCGGGATCGTCTTCCAGGAGCCCCGGCTGCTGCCTTGGCGAAGCATCGAGCACAATGTCCGCCTCGGGCTGCCCCGGGCACGCCGTGACCAGAACCTCGACGGGCTGTTCGCGCAGCTCGGGCTGACGGCTTGGCGCGGGAGCTATCCCAAGGCGCTCTCTCTCGGGATGCAGCGCCGGGTCGCGCTCGCCCGGGCCCTCGCCGCCGGACCGCGGATCCTCGTGCTCGACGAGCCGTTCGTCTCCCTGGACGATGCCGCCGCCGCCGAGCTGCGCGGGCTGGTGGTGGACACGGTGGACAAAGCCGGCATGAGCGTCCTGATGGTGACCCACAACGTCGCCGAGGCCATTGGCATCGCGGATCGTCTTCTGCTCGTGTCGCGGCGTCCGGCGAGCCTGATCGGCGATGTGCCCCTCGACCGTCCGCGACGCGCCCGCGACCGCGCCTGGGCCGAAGCCACGCGGGCGACGCTCGCGGCTCGGCACCCGGACATCATCGCTGTCTAG
- a CDS encoding efflux RND transporter periplasmic adaptor subunit codes for MIRFAALCPTGFLLALIAPVGMNFAQAEPVATVDPSLARVRVVEAQRTPMALDVVLTGDIQAQAQVNVSFRTNGKVAERRVEIGDHVAADQVLAVLEPLTQRANLDNAKAAVTSSEALLTQARMSFERQKQLLAGGFTTRTAYDNAEQELRTTQAAVDSAKAALGTAQEQFSYTELRAGVAGIVTSRSFEVGQVVQSGQTVLVLAQDGPRDAVFNVYESLTAQPPASETVAVALQSDPNVTAAGTVREISPTVDASSGTVRVKIGLQSTPGAMGLGAVVVGRGRFAPHEAVVLPWSALYRYDGRPSVWIYDPAQRTVSVRAVEIDRFGPDIIALKRGVEPGERVVVAGIQFLRPGQTVAAAEVGARP; via the coding sequence ATGATCCGTTTCGCCGCTCTCTGTCCAACCGGCTTCCTGCTCGCATTGATCGCGCCGGTCGGCATGAACTTCGCCCAGGCAGAGCCTGTCGCGACGGTCGATCCGTCGCTCGCGAGGGTGCGGGTCGTCGAGGCCCAGCGCACGCCGATGGCCCTCGACGTGGTGCTGACGGGCGACATCCAGGCCCAGGCGCAGGTCAACGTCTCATTCCGGACTAACGGGAAGGTCGCCGAGCGACGGGTGGAGATCGGTGACCACGTCGCGGCCGACCAAGTCCTCGCTGTGCTCGAGCCGCTGACCCAGCGGGCGAATCTCGACAATGCCAAAGCGGCCGTCACCTCGTCGGAGGCGCTGCTGACGCAGGCCAGGATGTCGTTCGAGCGGCAGAAGCAGCTTCTGGCCGGCGGCTTCACGACGCGGACCGCCTACGACAACGCCGAGCAGGAACTGAGGACCACGCAGGCCGCGGTGGATTCCGCCAAGGCCGCACTCGGCACCGCGCAGGAGCAGTTCTCCTACACGGAGCTGCGCGCCGGTGTCGCCGGCATCGTGACCAGCCGCAGCTTTGAGGTCGGGCAGGTGGTGCAGTCCGGTCAAACCGTGCTGGTGCTCGCGCAGGACGGGCCGCGGGATGCGGTCTTCAACGTGTACGAGTCACTCACCGCCCAGCCGCCTGCCAGCGAGACCGTGGCCGTCGCGCTGCAATCCGATCCGAACGTCACGGCGGCCGGGACCGTGCGCGAGATTTCGCCCACGGTCGATGCGTCGAGCGGGACGGTCCGCGTAAAGATCGGTCTCCAGTCGACGCCGGGCGCGATGGGCCTTGGGGCTGTCGTGGTCGGGCGGGGACGGTTCGCGCCGCACGAGGCTGTGGTTCTGCCCTGGTCCGCCCTCTACCGCTACGACGGACGCCCCTCCGTGTGGATCTACGATCCGGCCCAGCGGACCGTGTCGGTGCGCGCCGTCGAGATCGATCGTTTCGGGCCGGACATCATCGCGCTGAAGCGCGGCGTCGAGCCGGGCGAGCGCGTGGTGGTGGCCGGCATCCAATTCCTGCGGCCCGGCCAGACGGTCGCGGCCGCCGAGGTCGGAGCTCGTCCATGA
- a CDS encoding deoxyguanosinetriphosphate triphosphohydrolase: protein MRPNGERWRAPYATDPARTRGRLIPEAGSPTRSDFQRDRDRIIHSTAFRRLKHKTQVFVHHEGDHYRTRLTHTLEVSQIGRALARALGLDEDLAEALALSHDLGHTCFGHTGEDALDACMAAHGGFDHNAQALRIVTRLERRYAGFDGLNLAWETLEGLVKHNGPLLSADGRPTPRYAERGIPAAILEYDALNPLDLWSQAGPEAQAASLADDIAYAAHDLDDGLRAGLFEIPDLRAVPFLADLLDEIDRLHPGLEPSRKIHELARRVITRFVEDVIREGGRRIAALDPRSIEDIRRADAPVIAFSPEIAAADADIMRFLWGRMYRHPGVVAVRTKADAIVRDLFTAFTADPSRMPEEWSTGLDGAGEARIARRVADYIAGMTDTYAVLAHRKLYASTPDLHWELPSRGLPLAEP, encoded by the coding sequence GTGCGACCGAACGGTGAGCGCTGGCGCGCGCCCTACGCCACGGATCCGGCCCGGACCCGCGGCCGGCTCATCCCCGAAGCCGGCTCGCCCACGCGCAGCGATTTCCAGCGCGACCGGGACCGGATCATCCACTCGACGGCCTTCCGCCGCCTCAAGCACAAGACACAGGTCTTCGTGCATCACGAGGGCGATCATTATCGCACGCGGCTGACCCACACTCTCGAGGTTAGCCAGATCGGCCGTGCACTCGCCCGGGCCCTGGGCCTCGACGAGGACCTCGCGGAGGCGCTGGCGCTGAGCCACGACCTCGGCCACACCTGCTTCGGCCATACCGGCGAGGATGCCCTCGACGCCTGCATGGCTGCCCACGGGGGGTTCGATCACAACGCCCAGGCCTTGCGGATCGTCACGCGCCTGGAGCGGCGCTACGCCGGTTTCGACGGGCTCAACCTCGCCTGGGAGACCCTCGAAGGCCTGGTCAAGCACAACGGGCCGCTGCTCAGCGCCGACGGTCGGCCGACCCCGCGTTACGCCGAGCGCGGTATCCCGGCCGCCATCCTCGAATACGACGCGCTGAATCCCCTCGACCTGTGGAGCCAGGCCGGCCCGGAGGCGCAGGCCGCTTCGCTTGCCGACGATATCGCCTACGCGGCCCACGACCTCGATGACGGGCTGCGTGCCGGCCTATTCGAAATACCGGACCTACGCGCGGTCCCGTTCCTGGCTGATCTCCTCGACGAGATCGACCGGCTTCATCCGGGTCTCGAACCCTCGCGGAAGATCCACGAATTGGCGCGGCGCGTGATCACGCGCTTCGTCGAGGACGTGATCCGCGAAGGCGGCCGCCGCATCGCGGCTTTGGACCCGCGCAGCATCGAGGATATCCGCCGGGCCGACGCCCCGGTCATCGCGTTCTCGCCGGAGATCGCGGCAGCCGACGCCGACATCATGCGCTTCCTGTGGGGGCGGATGTACCGGCATCCGGGCGTCGTGGCGGTGCGCACGAAGGCCGACGCCATCGTCCGCGACCTGTTCACCGCCTTCACGGCGGATCCGTCGCGCATGCCCGAGGAGTGGAGCACCGGCCTCGACGGCGCCGGCGAGGCGCGCATCGCGCGCAGGGTCGCGGACTACATCGCCGGCATGACAGACACCTACGCGGTGCTGGCCCACCGTAAGCTGTACGCTTCGACGCCGGACCTGCACTGGGAATTGCCGAGTCGGGGATTGCCCCTCGCCGAGCCGTGA
- a CDS encoding ABC transporter permease: MGALTRIASLIVLVAAWQAAAPEAGSRLLPAPLTVLRFIVQEAERGDLVHNVGVTLLRVAISFTVAMALGVALGVALGRSKAADLTLDTPLLVLLNTPALVITVLAYVWVGLTETAAILAVVLNKLPNVAVIVREGARNLDPGLDEMARAYRLDRRTWIRDVLIPQLQPYMVTAARSGLSLAWKIVLVVELLGRPDGVGFAINYYFVQSTDVAAIIGYSLVFMAVMIGIDVLLLQRLETYVRRWR; this comes from the coding sequence ATGGGCGCACTGACCCGCATCGCGTCCCTCATCGTGCTCGTCGCCGCGTGGCAGGCCGCGGCGCCGGAGGCCGGGTCGCGTCTGCTGCCGGCCCCCCTCACGGTGCTGCGCTTCATCGTGCAAGAAGCCGAGCGCGGCGACCTCGTCCACAATGTCGGTGTGACGCTGCTCCGGGTCGCGATCTCGTTCACGGTGGCGATGGCGCTCGGGGTCGCGCTGGGCGTCGCCCTCGGGCGGTCGAAGGCCGCCGACCTGACCCTCGACACGCCGCTCCTCGTCCTCCTCAACACACCGGCCCTGGTCATCACGGTGCTGGCCTATGTCTGGGTCGGGCTGACCGAGACGGCGGCAATCCTCGCGGTGGTGCTCAACAAGCTCCCGAACGTGGCGGTGATCGTGCGCGAGGGCGCTCGGAACCTCGATCCAGGCCTCGACGAGATGGCGCGGGCCTACCGCCTCGACCGCCGTACCTGGATCCGCGACGTGCTGATCCCGCAGCTGCAGCCCTACATGGTCACCGCAGCGCGCTCGGGCCTCTCGCTCGCCTGGAAGATCGTGCTGGTGGTCGAGCTGCTCGGACGCCCGGACGGGGTCGGGTTCGCGATCAACTACTACTTCGTCCAGAGCACCGACGTGGCCGCGATCATCGGCTACAGCCTCGTCTTCATGGCCGTGATGATCGGCATCGATGTCCTCCTGCTGCAGCGGCTCGAAACCTATGTCCGCCGCTGGCGCTGA
- a CDS encoding efflux RND transporter permease subunit: MKDFNLSDWALGHRSFVWFLMLVSLVAGVMAYSRLGREEDPPFTIKTMVVQTTWPGATIKDTIDQVTDRVEKELQQLNGLDYVRSYTTPGSSTVFVQFRDTLKKGEIQPAFYQVRKRLGDIKGQFPDGVQGPFFNDEFGDVYGNIYAFTADGLTYRQLRDYVEGVRTEVLRVPDIGKTQLIGTQAETIFLDFSTRKLAGYGIDFQALIKALQAQNAVSASGVVQAGPERVSLRVSGSFASEAALQDFNLRVNDRFFRLADIAEISRGYEDPPAPMFRFEGKPAIGLAIAMRPGANLLHFGEALKERMRLIEAKLPVGVGVHLVSDQPKQVEHAVGGFTEALVEAVIIVLAVSFVSLGVRAGLVVSVSIPLVLAIVFVVMQIMDVTLQRISLGALIIALGLLVDDAMITVEMMVARLERGDTLRKAATFAYTSTAFPMLTGTLVTVAGFLPIGFNGSGAGEYTYSLFVVIAAALLVSWVVAVLFAPLIGVTLLPKTMKHHTEKRGLFTRLFLAALRVAMRWRWTTVVLSLALMISAIVGMGHVQQQFFPSSDRSELLVDLTLPQNATIAETKAQMDRFEAKLKDDPDVTSWSSYVGQGAVRFYLPLDQQLANAFYGQIVIVTKSLELRDRVMARLQDVAQRDFVGTDVLVQPLSLGPPVGRPVQYRLSGPNMETARHLALDLANVVASDKRLDVPTFDWNEPGKVLRVEILQDKARQLGVTSQDVAGILNGIEGGQAITQVRDSIYLVNVVGRARAAERSSLDTLQSLQVGLANGTVVPLLAFARIGYDLEQPIVWRRDRLPTVTVRATIHDATQPATIVAALQPGIDAFIKTLPEGYTLQTGGAVEESAKGQGPIAAVVPVMLLAMALLLMMQLQSFGRMLLVFTVAPLGLIGVVPALLLFDKPMGFVAILGILALIGIIIRNAVILVSQIEEFRAEGMAPWDAVFEATHHRMRPILLTAAAASLGLIPIAREVFWGPMAFAMIGGILAATFLTLLFLPALYVGCYRIRPSAGGTATHAA, encoded by the coding sequence GTGAAGGACTTCAACCTTTCCGACTGGGCGCTCGGGCACCGCTCGTTCGTCTGGTTCCTGATGCTCGTCTCGCTGGTCGCCGGCGTGATGGCCTATTCGCGCCTGGGCCGCGAGGAGGATCCGCCGTTCACGATCAAGACCATGGTCGTGCAGACGACGTGGCCGGGTGCGACCATCAAGGATACGATCGATCAGGTCACCGACCGGGTCGAGAAGGAGCTGCAGCAGCTCAACGGGCTCGACTACGTCCGCAGCTACACGACCCCCGGGTCGTCCACGGTCTTCGTGCAGTTCCGCGACACGCTGAAGAAGGGCGAGATCCAGCCGGCCTTCTACCAGGTGCGCAAGCGCCTCGGCGACATCAAGGGCCAGTTTCCGGACGGCGTGCAGGGCCCGTTCTTCAACGACGAGTTCGGCGACGTCTACGGCAACATCTACGCGTTCACGGCCGACGGGCTGACCTATCGGCAGCTGCGCGACTACGTGGAGGGCGTCCGCACCGAGGTGCTGCGGGTCCCTGATATCGGCAAGACCCAGCTGATCGGAACCCAGGCCGAGACGATCTTCCTCGACTTCTCGACCCGCAAGCTCGCCGGCTACGGCATCGACTTCCAGGCTCTGATCAAGGCGCTGCAGGCGCAGAACGCGGTCTCGGCCTCCGGTGTGGTCCAGGCGGGTCCGGAACGGGTCTCGCTGCGGGTCAGCGGCTCGTTCGCCTCGGAGGCGGCGCTCCAGGACTTCAACCTCCGAGTGAATGACCGCTTCTTCCGGCTCGCGGACATCGCCGAGATCAGCCGCGGCTACGAGGACCCGCCGGCACCGATGTTCCGGTTCGAGGGCAAGCCCGCCATCGGCCTCGCCATCGCGATGCGGCCGGGCGCCAACTTGCTGCATTTCGGCGAGGCCCTGAAGGAGCGCATGCGGCTGATCGAGGCCAAGCTGCCGGTGGGCGTCGGGGTCCATCTCGTGTCGGACCAGCCCAAGCAGGTGGAGCACGCGGTCGGCGGCTTCACCGAGGCCCTGGTCGAGGCGGTGATCATCGTGCTCGCCGTCAGTTTCGTGAGCCTCGGCGTCCGCGCCGGACTGGTGGTGTCCGTGTCGATCCCGCTGGTTCTGGCGATCGTGTTCGTGGTCATGCAGATCATGGACGTGACGCTGCAGCGCATCTCGCTCGGCGCCCTGATCATCGCCCTCGGCCTCCTGGTCGACGACGCCATGATCACCGTGGAGATGATGGTCGCCCGCCTGGAGCGCGGCGACACGCTGCGGAAGGCCGCGACCTTCGCCTACACCTCAACGGCGTTCCCGATGCTGACCGGGACGCTTGTCACGGTGGCGGGCTTCCTGCCCATCGGGTTCAACGGTTCGGGCGCGGGCGAGTACACCTACTCGCTGTTCGTGGTCATCGCCGCCGCTCTGCTGGTGTCGTGGGTCGTGGCGGTGCTGTTCGCCCCGCTGATCGGCGTCACGCTCCTGCCGAAGACCATGAAGCATCATACCGAGAAGCGGGGCCTCTTCACCCGCCTGTTCCTGGCCGCGCTCCGCGTCGCCATGCGGTGGCGCTGGACCACGGTGGTCCTGTCCCTCGCGCTGATGATCAGCGCGATCGTCGGGATGGGACACGTGCAGCAGCAATTCTTCCCGTCCTCGGACCGGTCCGAGCTGCTGGTCGACCTGACGCTGCCGCAGAACGCCACGATCGCCGAGACCAAGGCGCAGATGGATCGGTTCGAGGCGAAGCTGAAGGACGATCCGGACGTGACGAGCTGGTCGTCCTATGTCGGGCAGGGCGCCGTGCGCTTCTACCTGCCCCTCGACCAGCAGCTCGCGAACGCGTTCTACGGGCAGATCGTGATCGTCACGAAATCCCTGGAGCTGCGCGACCGGGTCATGGCGCGGCTTCAGGACGTCGCCCAGCGCGACTTCGTCGGCACCGACGTGCTGGTGCAGCCGCTGAGCCTCGGGCCGCCCGTCGGCCGGCCGGTCCAGTACCGTCTCAGCGGGCCCAATATGGAGACCGCGCGCCACCTCGCCCTCGACCTCGCGAACGTGGTGGCCTCCGACAAGCGACTCGACGTCCCGACCTTCGACTGGAACGAGCCCGGCAAGGTGCTGCGGGTCGAGATCCTGCAGGACAAGGCTCGCCAGCTCGGCGTGACCAGCCAGGACGTGGCCGGCATCCTCAACGGAATCGAGGGCGGTCAGGCGATCACCCAGGTGCGCGATTCGATCTATCTGGTGAACGTCGTCGGCCGGGCCCGGGCGGCGGAGCGGTCCTCGCTGGACACCCTCCAGTCGCTGCAGGTTGGTCTCGCCAACGGAACCGTGGTGCCGCTCCTCGCCTTCGCGCGGATCGGCTACGACCTCGAGCAGCCGATCGTCTGGCGTCGGGACCGGCTGCCGACCGTGACGGTGCGCGCGACGATTCACGATGCCACGCAGCCCGCCACCATCGTGGCCGCCCTGCAACCCGGAATCGACGCCTTCATCAAGACGCTGCCGGAGGGTTACACGCTCCAGACCGGCGGCGCCGTCGAGGAGTCTGCGAAGGGCCAGGGCCCGATCGCGGCCGTCGTCCCGGTCATGCTGCTCGCCATGGCTCTGCTGCTGATGATGCAGCTCCAGAGCTTCGGGCGGATGCTGCTCGTGTTCACGGTCGCGCCCCTCGGCCTGATCGGCGTGGTTCCGGCGCTCCTGCTGTTCGACAAGCCTATGGGCTTCGTCGCCATCCTGGGCATCCTGGCGCTGATCGGCATCATCATCCGCAACGCGGTGATCCTGGTGAGCCAGATCGAGGAGTTCCGGGCCGAGGGGATGGCCCCGTGGGACGCCGTGTTCGAGGCGACCCACCACCGCATGCGGCCGATCCTGCTGACGGCCGCGGCGGCGAGCCTGGGCCTGATTCCGATCGCCCGCGAGGTGTTCTGGGGCCCGATGGCCTTCGCGATGATCGGCGGCATCCTGGCAGCGACGTTCCTGACGCTTCTGTTCCTGCCCGCCCTGTATGTCGGCTGCTACCGCATCCGACCCTCTGCCGGCGGCACGGCAACGCACGCCGCCTGA
- a CDS encoding ABC transporter substrate-binding protein, producing MLSRRAMLAGSLLGGLGLRAARADAPVIRLGSLPFGTSTWEAAVIKARGLDTANGFQLDAVKLAGNDAARISFIGGQVDTIIGDLLWAARLGNDGQAVRFIPYSTSEGAVMVPSDSAIRSLKDLDGKRLGVAGGPLDKNWLLLKAQAKDAAGIDLEHAAEIAYGAPPLITLKLEQGALDAALTYWTYCARLEAKKYRRLVGAEDVMHALGVSGDVALIGYLFQDTTVKEKPDAVAGFSRASRAAKDMLAQDPSTWQIVRPLMAAEDDATFEALKRDFLTGIPRRPVAEERADAEKLYAVMARLGGTRLVGKGNGLPPDLYYDSGRNG from the coding sequence ATGCTGTCACGGCGCGCGATGCTCGCCGGAAGCCTGCTCGGCGGCCTCGGCCTGCGGGCGGCACGCGCCGACGCGCCGGTCATCCGCCTGGGAAGCCTGCCCTTCGGCACCTCGACCTGGGAGGCGGCCGTCATCAAGGCGCGCGGCCTCGATACCGCGAACGGCTTCCAGCTCGACGCGGTCAAGCTTGCCGGGAACGATGCTGCGCGGATCAGCTTCATCGGCGGCCAGGTCGACACGATCATCGGCGACCTGCTCTGGGCAGCCCGCCTCGGCAACGACGGGCAGGCGGTCCGTTTCATTCCGTATTCGACCTCGGAAGGCGCCGTGATGGTGCCGTCCGACAGCGCGATCAGGTCCTTGAAGGACCTCGACGGCAAGCGTCTCGGCGTGGCCGGCGGCCCCCTCGACAAGAACTGGCTGCTCTTGAAAGCCCAGGCCAAGGACGCTGCCGGCATCGACCTCGAGCACGCCGCCGAGATCGCCTACGGCGCGCCGCCGCTGATCACCCTGAAGCTGGAGCAGGGCGCGCTCGACGCGGCGCTGACCTACTGGACTTACTGCGCGCGGCTGGAGGCCAAGAAGTACCGCCGGCTCGTCGGGGCCGAGGACGTCATGCACGCCCTGGGCGTGTCGGGCGATGTCGCGCTGATCGGCTACCTGTTCCAGGACACGACCGTCAAGGAGAAGCCCGACGCGGTGGCCGGCTTCTCCCGGGCGTCGCGGGCTGCCAAGGACATGCTGGCGCAGGATCCGAGCACGTGGCAGATCGTGCGCCCGCTGATGGCTGCCGAGGACGACGCCACCTTCGAGGCCCTGAAGCGCGATTTCCTAACCGGCATCCCGCGCAGGCCGGTGGCCGAGGAGCGCGCCGATGCCGAGAAGCTCTACGCCGTGATGGCGCGGCTCGGCGGCACCCGCCTGGTCGGCAAGGGCAACGGGCTCCCGCCTGACCTCTACTACGATTCCGGCCGGAATGGCTGA